In Pseudomonadota bacterium, the following proteins share a genomic window:
- a CDS encoding class I SAM-dependent methyltransferase: MDEMGLKVGVEIGTEQGKFADCLLRKIPDLKLTVVDCWEPYEGYRENMGDHITEYEKRTRERLGDRCEIIKAYSMDAVKNFEDSSLDFIYIDGNHNFINCANDISEWSKKVKVGGLIMGHDYTHNNVGYERTDVDYVVDAWTKAHEIKVWFVTSEGDRCPSYFWVQK, translated from the coding sequence ATGGACGAAATGGGTCTTAAAGTAGGCGTTGAAATTGGAACCGAACAAGGCAAGTTTGCGGATTGTCTGCTTAGAAAAATCCCTGACTTAAAACTTACCGTCGTGGATTGTTGGGAACCTTACGAAGGTTATCGTGAGAATATGGGCGACCACATCACCGAGTACGAAAAACGAACCAGAGAAAGACTGGGGGATAGGTGCGAGATTATCAAGGCCTATTCAATGGACGCTGTTAAAAACTTTGAAGACAGCTCACTCGATTTCATATATATAGACGGAAATCATAACTTTATAAACTGTGCTAACGATATCAGTGAGTGGAGCAAAAAAGTAAAAGTCGGTGGACTAATTATGGGCCACGACTACACGCATAACAACGTAGGCTACGAGCGAACAGACGTAGATTATGTGGTAGACGCTTGGACTAAAGCTCACGAGATTAAAGTATGGTTTGTAACGTCAGAGGGCGACCGATGCCCTTCATATTTTTGGGTGCAGAAATGA